CCAAACAAAGCCTCAACAGGTAGAGACCGACACAGCCAATGCCCATGAAAAAGCAGCGGAGGAAAGCAAGATTGTAACCACCGAAGAGGAGCTTAACGGCTTTTACATCATCAAAAGCATCCTTCGCACCAGCATTGATGCCGAAAGAATACACTACCGCGATTCGCAAACCTACTGCAGCGTCATCCTAGACAATAACAATCGGAAACCGATATGCCGACTATGGCTAAATGGACAAACAAAGAAGTATATCGGCCTTTTTGACGAGAACAAGAAGGAAACCAAGATTGAAATTGCAACGCTAGACGATATCTACGGCTATGGCACGCAGCTAGTGGATACCTTACAGATGTATGAGAGCGAAGAGAAGTAGATACCAAACGCACACCAGCCGTATCGTAATACTTTATCAGTACCTTCGAAGCGTATAAAAAAGATATTGCGCTTTGGAAAATTTAGTAGCCCTTGAAGAAAAGAACAAGCTAACGCTGCTTGATGTTGTAATTTTGGTTCTATCGGTCTACGTGCTAGCCTCGCTAATGGTAGAGACGTTTGGCAAGCTGCCGAGCAACATGACGCATCTGCTAAGCATCATCGACAACTTCATCTGCTATATTTTTCTTGCCGACTTCGCCTATCGCTTCTACAAGGCACCAAATAAGTTACAATTCATGAAGTGGGGATGGATAGATTTGGTATCTAGCATTCCCACCATTGGAGTCCTCCGCTACGGGAGGTTCATACGCCTTGTCAGGCTACTGCGTATACTTCGCGCCTTTCGCTCTATAAAGTTCATCGCAAAGCATATCTACAGGAACAAGAAACAGGGAACATTCACGAGCGTGACCCTTATCGCCTTCCTGATGATCGTGTTTGGCTCCATCTCTATACTGCAGGTAGAGACGGCAGCCAACTCCAACATTAGAACAGCCGAAGATGCAATATGGTGGTCTTTCACCACCATAACGACGGTAGGCTATGGCGACCTGTACCCTGTAACGACCGAAGGACGAATTATTGCTGCATTCCTAATGGTAACAGGCGTAGGCATATTCGGCACCTTTACCGGCTTTGTGGCATCGTGGTTTGTTAAGGATAAGAGCGAAGAGTAACGGGCAAGCACGATAATAAGCAAAGATGACGAAAGCGAAAACCGTCTGCTAACAAAAAACACCTAGTATATTAACTTGTAATGAAGAATCAGCAAGAAAGGACTTTCAACATGCCCAAAAAAATACTTCTATCATTTCTACTGTGTGTAGCATACCTCTGGTCCTACTCGCAGAACGAAAGACCCTATCGAGAAGAGTATGTGCTCAAGCTGCCTGTAAACAGCAAGCAGTTCTACGAGCAAAAAGTTAACCGATCACCTTTTTTTGTAAAGGATAATATCCTTCAAATCTATCCGGGAGAAAAGATATTCGTTGAGGTTGAAAGCGACACAAGCACGATCACCTCAATGAAGGTTGTAAAAGAGAACCTTAACCCTGAGAAAACCATTACCATTGAACTATCACAAGAGGTAAAGGATCGGATAAGTGAGCACATGATGCTAGAAATCAACAATCCATTTAATAAGGTGCTAGAATATAAAGCCATGATGTTTATTGTTGGACACGACAAGTGGATTAGCACCGATGTGCTGCCAGTAAAAGCAAAGCTTACCAGCTTCGAGATGTGGAACGATGTAATAACAACACTCGTACTTTCAGATTGGAAGTTAAAGTAAAGAAAGCACAACTTGCAGCATCCCCTAGCTAGGCGAAATACCCATACAACAATTTTGAGCAATCGAGGGCTACAACCTATGAGTAGTAGCCGGAAGCGAGAAAAATAAAATATTAGCACCAGTAATTAAGATCATTGAAAGCAACGGATAAAACATCATTCACAATGAAAAAAGCACTAGCCATTTTGGCGCTACTACTTTCCACCACTGCATTTGGGCAACAGGGCGAGAAAAACTTCATAGACCAAAACTACATAGAGGTAACCGGAAAGTCGGAGATGGAAATCGCTCCCGATAAGATCTACATAAAAATTGTAGTAAACGAAAAGGACATTAAAGGCAAAAGTCTCGCTGAGATTGAGACCTCGATGGTTGCAAAGCTGCAGGAAATAGGAATAGACACAAAGAAGGATCTAGCTATTAAAGACGTTGCCAGCAACTTTAAAAGTTACTGGCTTGCTAAATCGGACATTATCCTTAGTAAGGAGTACCAGCTGCTCGTTCATGATGGCACTTCGGCAGGTAAAGCTTTCGTAGAGCTTCAAAGCATAGGTATTTCCAACGTATCGATAGACCGAGTTGAAAGCAGCAAAATTGTAGACTACAGAAAAGAGGTGAAGCTACAAGCAATAAAAGCCGCTCAGGAAAAAG
This window of the uncultured Acetobacteroides sp. genome carries:
- a CDS encoding ion transporter, which gives rise to MENLVALEEKNKLTLLDVVILVLSVYVLASLMVETFGKLPSNMTHLLSIIDNFICYIFLADFAYRFYKAPNKLQFMKWGWIDLVSSIPTIGVLRYGRFIRLVRLLRILRAFRSIKFIAKHIYRNKKQGTFTSVTLIAFLMIVFGSISILQVETAANSNIRTAEDAIWWSFTTITTVGYGDLYPVTTEGRIIAAFLMVTGVGIFGTFTGFVASWFVKDKSEE
- a CDS encoding SIMPL domain-containing protein, giving the protein MKKALAILALLLSTTAFGQQGEKNFIDQNYIEVTGKSEMEIAPDKIYIKIVVNEKDIKGKSLAEIETSMVAKLQEIGIDTKKDLAIKDVASNFKSYWLAKSDIILSKEYQLLVHDGTSAGKAFVELQSIGISNVSIDRVESSKIVDYRKEVKLQAIKAAQEKAKALTEAIGQNIGRALFVREVENDAYNALQGRVPGIVVRGYANSVMSVSDKSEQNIEFEKIKLEYSVFVRFDLK